TTCATGCGTGTCAGCGAGCACATTGAAGCGGTTGTGGCGTTCTGCTCCGTCCTCAAGGAGAAAGGATTCGCCTACGCGGCACCAGACGGCTCACTTTACTTCGAGCTGGCGAAATGCCCCGAGTACGCCGTGTTTCGCACGCCGGGAAGCGTTAGCGATGACGCCGAAGCCGCGAAAGCGAGCGGGAAGAAGGACGTCAAGGACTTTGCCCTCTGGAAGGGTGCGAAACCGGGAGAGCCCTGCTGGGAAGCGCCGTGGGGCAGCGGAAGACCCGGTTGGCACGTTGAATGCTCAGCAATGGCGAGCACCATCTTCGGCTCTTCGTTCGACCTTCATACCGGTGGCAGGGACCTTGCGTTCCCGCACCACGAAAACGAACTCGCGCAGAGCCGCTGCTATCACGGCGTGTCCAAATGGGTGAATCACTGGCTTCACACTGGGCAAGTGCATGTAAGTGGCCCCGACGGCAAGCCAACAAAGATGGCCAAGTCACTGGGTAATGCCATGCCTCTTCGAGAGTTCCTCAAGACCCACTCAGCGAATGTGTTTCGAATGTTCTGCTTGCAGAAGGCTTACAAAGCAGACATACTCCTTACTCCAGATGTGCTTCGAGGTGCTGAGAGCTCTATAAACGCGTTGAACGATTTTTGCGGCAATGCCAATGCCTACATCCGTGGTCAGGTTCCCACAGCTAGCATAGTGGCAAGCGACCTGTACAGTCTTTTGGAACAAACGAGGTCTGGGCTTGGGGTTGCTTTTGCCGACGACCTGGACTACCCAGCGGCGGTGTCATCTGTGTTAAACTTAACCTCGTACATCAATGCAAGGCTTCAGGCACCGTCAAAAGACATAAGTACTAATTGCAGTCACAATGATGTGGGAAGGGCTGCAGTAGCAGCATGCCTTGAATTCATCACTGACTTCTTCCATAATCTAGGATTGGAGTTAGCTACTGCTCAGACGCATAGTGTTGCAAGTTCCTCATCAACCTTGGTTCGAGTGCTGGGTGATGCAGTGGCGTTTAGGACATCCGTACGAAACCATGCCTTGGAAATTAAGGACAAGGTGCTCCTGCAAGCTTGTGATGTGCTTAGGGGTCAGCT
The sequence above is drawn from the Dermacentor andersoni chromosome 7, qqDerAnde1_hic_scaffold, whole genome shotgun sequence genome and encodes:
- the CysRS-m gene encoding probable cysteine--tRNA ligase, mitochondrial; translation: MSAARSSVRFRKRVAPLGQGMAVACRRLFCGHSLKPGSFACLIPFKACHATNPAVTASGVFDTGILLYDPITRGKKPFVLESGRVVKWYSCGPTVYDSTHVGHACSYVRMDIVRRILSRFCNLDVVLLMGITDVDDKIINRARDVGVTYEAHARKYEREFCEDLENLGVLPPTLFMRVSEHIEAVVAFCSVLKEKGFAYAAPDGSLYFELAKCPEYAVFRTPGSVSDDAEAAKASGKKDVKDFALWKGAKPGEPCWEAPWGSGRPGWHVECSAMASTIFGSSFDLHTGGRDLAFPHHENELAQSRCYHGVSKWVNHWLHTGQVHVSGPDGKPTKMAKSLGNAMPLREFLKTHSANVFRMFCLQKAYKADILLTPDVLRGAESSINALNDFCGNANAYIRGQVPTASIVASDLYSLLEQTRSGLGVAFADDLDYPAAVSSVLNLTSYINARLQAPSKDISTNCSHNDVGRAAVAACLEFITDFFHNLGLELATAQTHSVASSSSTLVRVLGDAVAFRTSVRNHALEIKDKVLLQACDVLRGQLESEGVKIKDRKTNSTWEFVNETTIKTGGK